The following proteins are encoded in a genomic region of Grus americana isolate bGruAme1 chromosome 5, bGruAme1.mat, whole genome shotgun sequence:
- the RTRAF gene encoding RNA transcription, translation and transport factor protein: MFRRKLSALDYHNPAGFNCRDETEFRNFIVWLEDQKIRHYKIEDRGNLRNIHSDDWPKSFEKYMKDVNCPFKIQERQETVDWLLGLAVRLEYGDNADKYKDSTPDGAKNTDNTAKNAEPLINLDVNNPDFKAGVMALANLLQIQRHDDYLVMLKAIRILVQERLTQDAIAKASQSKEGLPVALEKHILGFDTGDAVLNEAAQILRLLHIEELRELQTKINEAIVAVQAIIADPKTDHRLGKVGR, encoded by the exons ATGTTCCGCCGTAAGCTCTCGGCGCTCGACTACCACAACCCGGCCGGCTTCAACTGCAGGG ATGAAACAGAATTCAGAAATTTTATTGTCTGGCTCGAAGACCAGAAAATCAGACATTACAAGATTGAAGACCGAGGGAATTTGAGAAACATACACAGTGATGACTGGCCCAAATCGTTTGAAAAG TATATGAAAGATGTAAACTGTCCTTTCAAAATACAAGAGCGACAAGAAACAGTGGACTGGCTGCTCGGCTTAGCGGTTAGGCTCGAGTACGGAGATAATG CTGATAAATATAAGGATTCTACCCCTGATGGTGCTAAAAATACTGACAATACAGCAAAAAATGCAGAACCACTGATTAACTTGGATG tgaataatcctgATTTCAAGGCTGGAGTGATGGCTTTAGCTAATCTGCTTCAAATTCAGCGACATGATGATTACTTGGTAATGCTTAAG GCAATTCGCATTTTGGTTCAAGAGCGCTTGACGCAGGACGCCATCGCAAAGGCCAGTCAGTCCAAGGAG ggtttGCCTGTTGCTTTAGAAAAGCACATTCTTGGTTTTGACACAGGAG ATGCTGTTCTCAATGAAGCTGCCCAAATTCTCCGACTGCTGCATATAGAGGAGCTCCGAGAGCTGCAAACAAAAATTAACGAAGCCATTGTAGCAGTTCAGGCGATTATTGCTGATCCCAAGACGGACCACAGACTGGGGAAAGTCGGGAGATGA
- the GNG2 gene encoding guanine nucleotide-binding protein G(I)/G(S)/G(O) subunit gamma-2: MASNNTASIAQARKLVEQLKMEANIDRIKVSKAAADLMAYCEAHAKEDPLLTPVPASENPFREKKFFCVIL; encoded by the exons ATGGCTAGCAACAACACCGCTAGCATAGCGCAAGCCCGCAAGCTGGTGGAGCAGCTGAAGATGGAGGCCAACATTGACAGGATAAAG GTGTCAAAAGCGGCAGCAGACCTGATGGCGTACTGCGAAGCCCACGCCAAGGAGGACCCCCTATTGACCCCTGTCCCGGCTTCAGAAAACCCCTTTAGAGAGAAGAAGTTCTTCTGCGTGATCCTGTAA